A portion of the Jaculus jaculus isolate mJacJac1 chromosome 5, mJacJac1.mat.Y.cur, whole genome shotgun sequence genome contains these proteins:
- the Adipoq gene encoding adiponectin: MPSPLLLRALLLLLVPSCHADSAAEGPADPLSLPKGACAGWMAGIPGHPGHNGTPGRDGRDGSPGEKGEKGDAGLAGPKGDTGDMGVIGAEGPRGFPGTPGRKGEPGEGAYVYRSAFSVGLETRVTVPNVPIRFTKIFYNQQNHYDGTTGKFHCNIPGLYHFSYHITVYMKDVKVSLFKKDKAVLFTYDQYQDKNVDQASGSVLLQLEVGDQVWLQVYGEGDHNGLYADNVNDSTFTGFLLYHDTN; the protein is encoded by the exons ATGCCGTCCCCGCTGCTGCTGCGAGCTCTTCTGCTGCTGCTCGTGCCGTCCTGTCACGCCGATAGCGCGGCCGAAGGACCTGCAGACCCGCTCTCCCTACCCAAGGGAGCTTGTGCAGGCTGGATGGCAGGAATCCCAGGGCATCCTGGCCACAACGGGACCCCAGGCCGTGATGGCAGAGACGGAAGCCccggagagaagggagagaaaggagatgcAG GTCTTGCTGGTCCTAAGGGTGATACTGGTGACATGGGAGTGATTGGGGCTGAAGGTCCCCGAGGctttccaggaaccccaggcaggaaAGGAGAGCCCGGAGAAGGTGCTTACGTGTACCGCTCAGCAttcagtgtggggctggagacccGCGTCACTGTCCCCAATGTTCCCATTCGTTTCACTAAGATCTTCTACAACCAGCAAAATCACTACGATGGCACCACTGGCAAGTTCCACTGCAACATCCCAGGGCTGTACCACTTCTCCTACCACATCACCGTATACATGAAAGATGTGAAGGTGAGCCTCTTCAAGAAGGACAAGGCTGTTCTCTTCACATATGACCAGTATCAGGACAAGAACGTGGACCAAGCCTCCGGTTCTGTGCTCCTCCAGCTGGAGGTGGGCGACCAAGTGTGGCTGCAGGTGTATGGGGAAGGGGACCATAATGGACTCTATGCAGATAACGTCAACGACTCCACCTTCACAGGGTTCCTTCTCTACCATGATACCAACTGA